The genome window CTACTGGGATGCCGAACTGGACGCCTGACCGGCCCTGCCGCCCCGCCCCTCCGGCAGGGGAGGCCTGCCCCACCCGGTGGCCGGAGCCTGCCGGCCGCGCGAGGCACGCCACGCCCGACCGCCCCTGCCCTCAGCGCCGCGCGCGGGCCGCCGAGAGCCAGACCAGAACCAGCACGGCGGAGAACACGCCGTTCCACGCCGCCATCGACAGGTCGAGGAACGACCAGGCGATCTCGTCGCAGCGCACCAGCGGCGCCGCCATGATCTGCGCCATCAGGTCATTGGTGGACATGCCCTCCACGCCCGAGGAGGTGCAGGCCATCGGCCCCTGCCACCAGCCCTGCTCGACACCCGCGTGGAACAGGCCCAGCCCGGCGCTCACCGCCAGCACGACCGCCGCCAGCCCCGCCAGCCGGCGCGAGCCGGTGAGGATCACCGCAAGGCCCAGGGCGATGGCGATGCCGTGCGGCCAGCGCTGCCAGATGCACATCTCGCAAGGCGTCAGCCCGCCGAACACCTGGAACGCCAGCGCCCCGCCCAGCAGGGCCGCCGAGCCGAGCGTCGCGACAAGGCCCCGCGCCCGGACGGCGGTTAGCACGCGTGCCGACATCTTCAGTACTCCTCAGAAAAGTTTCACAAGCAGGAAGCCGCCGAACAGCAGGACCACCGAAACGGTGGCCACCAGCCCCAGCCTCCGCTCAATGAAGTCGCGCACCGGCGGGCCGAACTTCCACAACAGCGCGGCGATCACGAAGAAGCGCAACGCGCGCGCGATGATGCTCGCCAGAGTGAATACGGCGAGATTGAGCCCCGTCGCCCCGGAGGCGATTGTGATGACCTTGTAGGGAAATGGCGTCACCCCCGCGACCAGCACCGCCCAGGCCCCGTATTCGTTGAACGTGGCGGCGAATTCGCGGAACTGCGCGCCCTTGCCGTAGAAATCCAGCACCGGCTTGCCGACGAGATCGAAGAGCTCCGAGCCGATGAGGTAGCCCAGCATGCCGCCCAGCACCGAGGCCAGGGTGCAGACACCCGCGATGAGCCAGGCGCGACGCGGACGCGCGATGATCATCGGCACCAGCAGCACGTCGGGCGGGATGGGGAAGACCGAGCTCTCCACGAAACTGATCGCCGCCAGGAACCACAGCGCGTGGCGGTGGCCGGCAAGGGTGATCACTCTGTCGTAAAGGGCTCTGAGCATGGCAAACCGCTAGCAGCAGGGGGGCAGCCTGTCCACTCAATGCTGCGCTGCGATCACGGTTTCGCAGCCCCGCCGTGATCGCTCCGCGCCCGCGGCGCCCCGATCCCGGCGCGGCGGGGGGCGGGGCCCGGGATTTCCGTTCGACAATCCCGCGCCGGTTGGCTAAAACGCCCCCGGTCGGGCCCCGCGCGGGGTCCGGATACGGAGTCCGGGCGTCTCGCGTCCGGTGACTGGCTGAAGGGACCTCTGGTTACATGGAAAATGTCATTCTGACTGTCCATCTCATCATCGCCGTGTTCCTGATCGGAATCGTCCTGCTGCAGCGCTCGGAGGGCGGCGCCCTCGGCATGGGCGGTGGCGGCGGCGGCGGGCTGGTCTCGAGCCGCGGTGCGGCAACGGCCCTCTCCAAGGTCACCTGGGGCCTCGCGGCGGCGTTCATCGTCACCTCCGTCACCCTGACCATCCTCGCGGCGTCGCACAGCTCGGACCGCTCGGTGCTCGACACCATCCTGCCGCCGGACACCACCGGCACCGCCCCCCAGATCGACGCGCCCGCACCGGTTCTGCCGCCTGCCTCCGGCACCGGGTCCGACCAGCCGCTCGCGCCTCCCCCCGCGGAATAACCTTCCGTGCAGGGCCTGCCAGGGCGCATCGAGACGGCGGCGCTGGCCGCTCTCGGCTGGGCCGAGGCCAGCGCCCCGCGGCGGGCGGCCCTGATCGGGCTGCTGGCCCTGCTCACCCTGCTGCCCGGCCTCGCGGCCCTGCCGCCCACCGACCGCGACGAGAGCCGCTTCGTGCAGGCCTCCCGCCAGATGATCGAGACGGGCGACCTGATCGACATCCGCTTCCAGGACGAGCCGCGCTGGAAGAAGCCCGCCGGCATCTACTGGCTGCAGGCCGCCTCGGCCTCCGCCTTCGGCGGGGCGCAGGCACCGGTCTGGGCCTATCGGCTGCCCTCGGCCCTGGCGGTGTTCCTCGCCGGCCTGCTCACCATCTGGACCCTGCTGCCGCTCGCCGGCCAGCGCGCGGCCACGCTCGCCGGGGCCATGGTCTCCACCGCGCTGCTGGTGGTCGTCGAAGGCCATATCGCCAAGACCGATGCCACCCTGCTCGCCTGCGTGATGCTCGCGCAAGGCGCCCTGGCGCGCATCCGCACCCGCGCGGTGACCCGGTTCGACTGGCGCCACCTGCTGTTCTGGGGGGCCCTGGGGCTGGGCGTGCTGGTGAAGGGGCCGGTGATCCTGCTCTCCGCCGGCGGCACGCTGCTCTGGCTCACGGTCACCGAACGGGCGCCGCGCCGGTTGCTGGAGCTGAAGCCGCTGCCCGGATTCGGCCTGCTCATCCTGCTCACCCTGCCCTGGGCGGTGGCCATCTGGCTGCGCACCGGCGGCGCCTTCTTCGACGAGGCCGTGGGTACCGACCTGCTCGGCAAGGTGACCGCCGGCGCCGAGAAGCACTGGGGCCCGCCGGGCTATTACCTCGCCACGGTCTGGGGCACGTTCTGGCCCTGGACGCCGCTGGCGCTCTTCGCCGCGCCCTTCGTGTGGCGCGCCCGGGCCAGCACCGCGATGCGCTTCCTGCTCGGCTGGGCATTGCCCTTCTGGCTGGTGTTCGCCCTCGTCTCCACCAAGCTGCCGCATTACATCCTGCCGATCCTGCCGGCGCTGGCCGGAATGATCGCCCTCTGGGCGACGGCGCCTGACCGTGCCGTTCCCGGCCGGCTGCGCCCCCTGTTCGCCGCCGGGCTCTTCGCCCTGGTGGGCGGCCTGCTGGGCCTCGCCGGGCTGATCGGGCCGACGGTGTTGGAAGGCACGGTCTCCGCGCCCGGCGTGCTTCTCGCGCTCCTCGCCCTCGGCGCGGTGGCACTGGGGGCCCGGGCCATCGCGCGGATGCAGGTGCACGCCTACATCGGCAGTGCGCTCATCGCCGGCCTCTGCCTCTACGCCTCCATCCTGCAATACACCCTTCCGGCGCTGCACTCCGTGTTCCTGAGCCCGCGCCTCGCGGAGGCCCGCGCCCGCTTCGATGCCTGCACCGACCGGCCGCTGGTCTCCGTCGGCTACCGCGAGCCCAGCCTCGTGGTCGCCGGCGGCACCGACACGATGCTCGCCGATGCCGGGGAAGCCGCCGACCTGCTGCGCAGCCAGGATGGCTGGCTGGTGTTCTTCGAGGAGAGCCGCGGCTTCGCGCTCGACCGGTTCATCGCCGAGCAAAACCTGCCGCTGACCACCCTGCAGACGATCCACGGCTTCAACTACAACCGCGGCAAGCCGACCACCCTCCACCTGGTGGCCCGGCCCGGCGACCCCCGCCTCGCGGGGTGCACGCCCGCCCCCGCCCCCCGGGCCGACGCGCCGCCGCCGGGCCCGGACGCCACCGGCGCCGCCATCCAACCGCCGTCTGGATAAGCGGCCCAAGGCCCGCTATTCTCCGCCGCAACCGAGGGAGCCCAGAGGCATGACCGAGACACCGCGCGTGACCGTGATCGCGCCCATGAAGAATGAAGAGCTGAACGTGGCAACGCTGGCCGAGGAGATCGGCGCGGCGATGGCCCCGCTGGCACCCTTCGAGGTGATCTTCGTCAACGACGGCTCCACCGACGACACCGCCGGCGCCATCGCCCGCACGCGCGCCCGCTTCCCCTGGCTGCGCGAAGTCCGCCACGCCGCGAGCTGCGGCCAGTCCGCCGCCGTGCTCTCCGGCGTGCGCGCGGCCACGGCGCCTGTCTGCTGCACGCTCGACGGAGACGGGCAGAACCCGCCCTCCGAACTGCCCAACCTCCTTGCCCCGCTGCTGGCGGACACCACCGGCACCGTCGGCCTCGTCGCCGGGCAGCGGGTTGACCGGCAGGACACCGCCTCCAAGCGCCTCGGCTCACGCGCCGCGAACGCCCTGCGCCGCAGGCTGCTGAAGGATGACACCCGCGACACCGGCTGCGGGCTGAAGGCCTTTCCACGCCAGGTTTTCCTGTCCCTCCCGTTCTTCGACCATATTCACCGCTATCTGCCGGCCATGGTGAAGCGGGAAGGTTACCAGATCGTTCTCGTGGACGTGACACATCGCGCCCGCGCCGAAGGCCGCTCGAACTACACGAATTTCGGCCGGGCGATGGTCGGGGTTCTCGATCTCGTCGGGGTCTGGTGGCTGCTGCGGCGGCGCAAGGTGCAACGGGTGGTCCATTCCGACGCCTGGCAGGGCGCGGCCGCCCGCCTGCCCGCCGGAGGCGACGC of Paroceanicella profunda contains these proteins:
- a CDS encoding disulfide bond formation protein B, with the protein product MSARVLTAVRARGLVATLGSAALLGGALAFQVFGGLTPCEMCIWQRWPHGIAIALGLAVILTGSRRLAGLAAVVLAVSAGLGLFHAGVEQGWWQGPMACTSSGVEGMSTNDLMAQIMAAPLVRCDEIAWSFLDLSMAAWNGVFSAVLVLVWLSAARARR
- a CDS encoding YqaA family protein, whose product is MLRALYDRVITLAGHRHALWFLAAISFVESSVFPIPPDVLLVPMIIARPRRAWLIAGVCTLASVLGGMLGYLIGSELFDLVGKPVLDFYGKGAQFREFAATFNEYGAWAVLVAGVTPFPYKVITIASGATGLNLAVFTLASIIARALRFFVIAALLWKFGPPVRDFIERRLGLVATVSVVLLFGGFLLVKLF
- the secG gene encoding preprotein translocase subunit SecG; this encodes MENVILTVHLIIAVFLIGIVLLQRSEGGALGMGGGGGGGLVSSRGAATALSKVTWGLAAAFIVTSVTLTILAASHSSDRSVLDTILPPDTTGTAPQIDAPAPVLPPASGTGSDQPLAPPPAE
- a CDS encoding ArnT family glycosyltransferase, which codes for MQGLPGRIETAALAALGWAEASAPRRAALIGLLALLTLLPGLAALPPTDRDESRFVQASRQMIETGDLIDIRFQDEPRWKKPAGIYWLQAASASAFGGAQAPVWAYRLPSALAVFLAGLLTIWTLLPLAGQRAATLAGAMVSTALLVVVEGHIAKTDATLLACVMLAQGALARIRTRAVTRFDWRHLLFWGALGLGVLVKGPVILLSAGGTLLWLTVTERAPRRLLELKPLPGFGLLILLTLPWAVAIWLRTGGAFFDEAVGTDLLGKVTAGAEKHWGPPGYYLATVWGTFWPWTPLALFAAPFVWRARASTAMRFLLGWALPFWLVFALVSTKLPHYILPILPALAGMIALWATAPDRAVPGRLRPLFAAGLFALVGGLLGLAGLIGPTVLEGTVSAPGVLLALLALGAVALGARAIARMQVHAYIGSALIAGLCLYASILQYTLPALHSVFLSPRLAEARARFDACTDRPLVSVGYREPSLVVAGGTDTMLADAGEAADLLRSQDGWLVFFEESRGFALDRFIAEQNLPLTTLQTIHGFNYNRGKPTTLHLVARPGDPRLAGCTPAPAPRADAPPPGPDATGAAIQPPSG
- a CDS encoding glycosyltransferase family 2 protein, with protein sequence MTETPRVTVIAPMKNEELNVATLAEEIGAAMAPLAPFEVIFVNDGSTDDTAGAIARTRARFPWLREVRHAASCGQSAAVLSGVRAATAPVCCTLDGDGQNPPSELPNLLAPLLADTTGTVGLVAGQRVDRQDTASKRLGSRAANALRRRLLKDDTRDTGCGLKAFPRQVFLSLPFFDHIHRYLPAMVKREGYQIVLVDVTHRARAEGRSNYTNFGRAMVGVLDLVGVWWLLRRRKVQRVVHSDAWQGAAARLPAGGDAA